TCTCACCCTCGGTGCCTCGGCCTTCGCCCAGGTCTCGACGAACCCCTGCGACATCTCCGGCACCGTCGTCGCGGCGCCGAACCCGGGCTCCGGTCCGGCCTGGATGTACACCCTGACCCTCACCTGGGACACCGGCAGCCAGTACGCCCTGAGCCACATGAACCTGGTCATGGACGCCGCCGGCGGCACCTGCACCTGCCAGGACTTCGTCGACGCGATCGACTGGAGCGATCCGATCGGTTCCTCCGACGGCGACCCGTCGTGCACCGTCGACTACGAGGGCCGGCTCCAGTGCAACGGCGACCCGAGCATTCCGGGCGCTGAGGGCATCATGTTGAAGTTCGAGCCCATCGAGACCGGCGGCTGCGAGCCGGGCACCGTGGGTTCGGCCACCTTCGTCTTCTATTCGAACCTGGCCCCGGCGCCCATCGACGAGGACGTGCTCACCCTGGTCGACAAGTACGCCCTGAACAGCTGCTGGGGCGGTCTCAGCGGCGACTTCCCCGCCATGTCCTGCGACCCCGTTTCGGCCGAGGACGTGGACTGGGGCAAGGCGAAGAGCCTGTACCGCTAGGTTTCCCGCAGACATCCCGCAGGCCTGCGACCCCGATCCCGGTCGTGCCGGAGGCGCCACAACACGTGGCGCCTCTGTTTTCATGTCCCGCCGGGACGGTCGGTCGTTCAGCAGCCGATGCCGGCCGCCCGCACGCGACCCGGGTCGGTGGCGCTGCACGGCGTGACGGCGTGGATCATGCCGCACTCCGGACAGGCGCTCTCGAAGGTGACCATGGCGAAGGCCGCGCCGCAATGGGCGCAGGGAATGTCCAGCGGGGCGGGCAGGGGCATGTTCGCGAAGCCCATCTGCCGCACCTTGGTCAGGACCAGGACGCCGTCGGCGGCCGGGCCGTTGCAGCCGTCATGCATGACGTTACTCCTTGGATACCAACTTGGCGATCAAAACAGGACAATGATATCCAAATAAGGAAGGGAAGGCAAGGCCGGGCTCAGCGCACCACGATCTCGTCGACGAAGATCCAGGCCGGCTGGCCGCGGCCCGGATGCCAGGCGGGGCAGGTGCGGCGATTCGCCGCCACGACCCGCACGTACCGGGCGGTGGCGCCCACCGCCACCGCGAACGGGTGGATGAGCTTGCGTTGTTCGCGGTCGGACACGGCGTGGGTCGCGGGGGGAGCTTCGTGCCAGATGGCGCCGTCGGGCGACCAGGCGACGCGCACGGCGTCCGGCAGGAAGATCCACGCGTTGGCGTCCTGCAGGAAGCGGACGTCGACCGTGGCGATCGGCACCGGCGCGCCGAGATCGATCGTGGCCTCGAGATCGCCGCCCTCGAAGCCGGCCCAGCGTCCGTCGTCGTGGCGGTGGGAACCGAGCCGCCCGTCGGCGGGCCACCCCGCGCCGCCGCCGGGATAGCGCGAA
This portion of the bacterium genome encodes:
- a CDS encoding discoidin domain-containing protein; this encodes RPALAPEEQLPAWVGADDEEAAADGERDARPGAPAVLRAWQLYVRGEAFGAPTVVELDPHLAVGAAVAFVRPASSRYPGGGAGWPADGRLGSHRHDDGRWAGFEGGDLEATIDLGAPVPIATVDVRFLQDANAWIFLPDAVRVAWSPDGAIWHEAPPATHAVSDREQRKLIHPFAVAVGATARYVRVVAANRRTCPAWHPGRGQPAWIFVDEIVVR